The following proteins are co-located in the Roseovarius arcticus genome:
- the mazG gene encoding nucleoside triphosphate pyrophosphohydrolase, which produces MTDDLIHDPKGGVPRLLAIMRALRDPATGCPWDIEQDFATIAPYTIEEAYEVADAIQRADWPDLTGELGDLLLQVVFHAQIADDKGLFDFDTVANGVADKMVARHPHVFGSESRDKTAQQQTRDWEAIKAAERAGQTQTGTLDGVALGLPALLRATKLQKRAARVGFDWPDMTGVLDKVAEEMAELVEAEASGDPDHTEEEFGDLMFVMANLARRMKVDPEAALRRANAKFTRRFERIEALLAEKGKTPEMSDLAEMDALWNRAKAEEKGR; this is translated from the coding sequence ATGACCGATGACCTGATCCACGACCCAAAGGGAGGCGTGCCGCGCCTTTTGGCGATCATGCGCGCCCTACGCGATCCTGCCACCGGATGCCCGTGGGATATCGAGCAGGATTTTGCCACCATCGCGCCCTACACCATTGAGGAGGCGTATGAGGTCGCAGACGCCATCCAGCGCGCTGACTGGCCTGATTTGACCGGCGAATTGGGCGATCTGCTGCTACAGGTCGTCTTTCACGCGCAGATTGCCGACGATAAGGGCCTGTTCGACTTCGACACCGTCGCAAATGGCGTTGCAGACAAAATGGTCGCGCGTCACCCCCATGTTTTCGGTAGCGAAAGCCGTGACAAGACCGCCCAGCAGCAGACCCGCGATTGGGAGGCAATCAAGGCGGCCGAGCGTGCGGGCCAGACCCAAACAGGCACGCTTGACGGTGTCGCATTGGGGCTGCCAGCCCTTCTGCGCGCGACCAAGCTGCAGAAGCGCGCGGCGCGGGTCGGCTTTGACTGGCCCGACATGACCGGCGTTCTGGACAAAGTGGCCGAGGAAATGGCCGAATTGGTAGAGGCTGAGGCAAGCGGCGATCCGGACCACACCGAAGAAGAGTTCGGCGATCTGATGTTTGTCATGGCAAACCTTGCGCGGCGCATGAAGGTTGATCCCGAGGCGGCCCTGCGCCGCGCAAACGCCAAGTTCACAAGACGATTCGAGCGGATTGAGGCACTGCTGGCCGAGAAAGGCAAAACACCTGAGATGAGCGATCTGGCCGAAATGGACGCCCTTTGGAACCGCGCCAAGGCCGAGGAAAAGGGCCGCTAG
- the speB gene encoding agmatinase, translating to MGLEDASSTVDEAFTRDDNRGLSFENTFGGATSFLRRRYTKDLAGVDVAVTGVPFDQAVTNRTGTRLGPRAIREASALQTADTPYGWDYDAMEAMNIIDYGDLAFDYAMVPEFPGLLTAHIKKILDAGAASVVLGGDHYISFPILKAYAEKYGPMALLHFDAHTDTWQDDNYERIDHGTMFYKAIKLGLIDPAKSVQVGIRTTVPDTMGMNIIDAREVHEGGTAAAVKKIKGILGDAPVYLSFDIDALDPAYAPGTGTPVWGGLTSAQAAIMLRDLAGIDLKGGDIVEVSPPFDNTGATAIAGAHVATNIICLLGWNAHGNG from the coding sequence ATGGGACTGGAAGACGCAAGCAGCACGGTTGACGAGGCATTTACGCGCGATGATAATCGCGGCCTCAGCTTTGAAAACACATTTGGCGGGGCAACGTCGTTCCTGCGGCGGCGCTATACCAAAGATCTGGCTGGCGTCGATGTGGCCGTGACGGGCGTTCCTTTCGATCAGGCGGTAACGAACCGGACCGGAACCCGCCTTGGCCCGCGCGCAATCCGCGAGGCCAGTGCGCTGCAGACTGCCGACACGCCATATGGCTGGGACTATGACGCGATGGAGGCGATGAATATCATCGATTACGGCGACCTGGCATTCGACTACGCAATGGTGCCAGAGTTTCCCGGGCTGCTGACGGCACACATCAAGAAGATATTGGATGCGGGCGCCGCCAGTGTGGTGCTGGGCGGCGATCACTATATCAGCTTTCCGATCCTCAAGGCGTATGCAGAGAAGTATGGCCCGATGGCGCTGCTGCATTTCGATGCGCATACCGACACGTGGCAGGACGATAATTACGAGCGGATTGACCACGGCACCATGTTCTACAAAGCGATCAAGCTGGGGCTGATCGATCCGGCAAAGTCGGTGCAGGTTGGCATCAGGACTACCGTACCCGACACGATGGGTATGAATATCATCGACGCGCGCGAAGTTCATGAGGGTGGCACCGCAGCGGCGGTGAAAAAGATCAAGGGTATCTTGGGCGATGCGCCAGTCTATCTGAGCTTTGATATCGATGCGCTTGACCCGGCCTATGCGCCCGGTACTGGCACGCCCGTCTGGGGCGGGCTGACCAGCGCGCAGGCGGCTATCATGCTGCGCGACTTGGCCGGAATCGACCTGAAGGGCGGTGATATCGTCGAGGTGTCGCCGCCTTTCGACAACACTGGTGCAACCGCGATTGCCGGGGCGCATGTGGCGACGAACATCATCTGCCTGCTGGGATGGAACGCCCATGGCAACGGCTGA
- a CDS encoding DUF1499 domain-containing protein codes for MKWIGLIVLLGLAGLLVWIRLAPDDVARWHVSPEATGDRDMEGGVMRAVPGDLAALDAIIRAEPRARVLAGSVDSGMVTYITRSKVIGFPDYTTVEQRGDTLALYARLRYGKSDMGVNKARVERWLAALGQG; via the coding sequence ATGAAATGGATTGGCCTGATTGTCCTGCTGGGGCTGGCTGGCCTTCTGGTTTGGATCAGGTTGGCACCCGACGATGTGGCGCGTTGGCACGTATCGCCGGAGGCAACCGGGGATCGCGATATGGAGGGCGGCGTGATGCGCGCCGTGCCGGGCGATCTGGCCGCGCTGGATGCGATAATCAGGGCCGAGCCGCGCGCGCGCGTTCTGGCCGGGTCTGTGGATAGCGGAATGGTGACATATATCACACGCTCGAAGGTGATAGGATTTCCCGACTACACCACAGTGGAGCAACGCGGCGATACGCTCGCCCTCTATGCGCGGCTGCGGTACGGGAAGTCAGATATGGGGGTCAACAAGGCCCGCGTGGAGCGTTGGCTGGCTGCTCTGGGGCAGGGATGA
- the prfA gene encoding peptide chain release factor 1, producing MIPFDRLVQIVQRFEFLEAKMAQGGGDIAALGREYSELRPVVEEIRHYKALLEGIDGARAMLDDPEMRELAKDELEALEEQQPRIEAALQLSLLPKDAADARPAMIEIRPGTGGEEAALFASDLLRMYQRYSEARGWTLDIVEMSQTELGGIKEVVAHIQGNHVFARLKFESGVHRVQRVPETESGGRIHTSAATVAVLPEAEDVDIKIDANDIRIDTMRASGAGGQHVNTTDSAVRITHIPSGIVVTSSEKSQHRNREIAMQVLKTRLYDAERQRVDNERSADRAAQVGSGDRSERIRTYNFPQGRMTDHRINLTLYKLDQVMQGDLDEVIDALTADAQARMLAEMGA from the coding sequence ATGATCCCATTCGACAGATTAGTGCAGATTGTGCAGCGTTTCGAGTTTCTCGAGGCCAAGATGGCGCAAGGCGGTGGCGATATTGCCGCGCTGGGCCGTGAGTATTCAGAATTGCGGCCAGTGGTTGAGGAAATCCGCCACTACAAGGCGCTACTAGAGGGGATAGATGGCGCGCGCGCCATGCTGGACGATCCCGAAATGCGCGAGTTGGCTAAGGACGAGTTGGAGGCACTGGAAGAGCAGCAACCGCGCATCGAGGCGGCGTTGCAGTTAAGCCTGTTGCCCAAGGATGCCGCCGACGCCCGCCCTGCCATGATTGAAATCAGGCCCGGCACCGGGGGCGAGGAGGCGGCGCTGTTCGCGAGCGATCTCTTGCGGATGTATCAGCGATACTCCGAGGCGCGCGGCTGGACGCTGGACATCGTAGAGATGAGCCAGACCGAGTTGGGCGGCATCAAAGAGGTTGTTGCGCACATTCAAGGTAACCACGTCTTTGCCCGGCTGAAATTCGAGAGCGGCGTGCACCGCGTGCAGCGCGTGCCAGAGACAGAAAGCGGCGGGCGCATCCACACCAGCGCGGCGACGGTTGCGGTTCTGCCAGAGGCCGAAGACGTGGATATCAAGATCGATGCGAACGATATACGCATCGACACGATGCGTGCCTCGGGCGCGGGCGGGCAGCATGTCAACACCACCGACTCGGCAGTGCGAATCACGCATATCCCCAGCGGTATCGTCGTAACCAGCAGCGAAAAATCGCAACATCGCAACCGCGAGATCGCGATGCAGGTATTGAAAACCCGGCTCTATGACGCGGAGCGGCAGCGTGTCGATAACGAACGCAGCGCCGACCGCGCGGCGCAGGTAGGTAGCGGTGATCGCAGCGAGCGGATACGAACCTACAATTTCCCTCAGGGGCGGATGACGGACCACCGGATTAACCTGACACTCTATAAGCTCGATCAGGTGATGCAGGGCGATCTGGATGAGGTTATCGACGCGCTGACCGCTGATGCGCAAGCCCGAATGCTGGCCGAGATGGGGGCATGA
- the prmC gene encoding peptide chain release factor N(5)-glutamine methyltransferase, with product MTCRLADLARDGTARLEAAGIHNPAREARLLLAHVSGLSAARLGAEMDEVAGPDVVCRMDKAVARRCAREPMSHIIGKRLFYKHEFQVTPDVLDPRPETEALVLAALEFPWASVLDLGTGSGAIILSLLAERAKAAGTATDLSPAALGVARANAEALGLAARCDMIQSDWFASVAGCFDLIVSNPPYIAEDEMPDLGPELSFEPRIALTDGADGLTAYRAICTGAGAHLVPGGWLMVEIGLQQGPGVAALMRHAGLVDVRILPDLDGRDRVVQGRASV from the coding sequence ATGACATGCCGACTCGCCGATCTGGCCCGCGATGGGACAGCTCGGCTGGAGGCTGCCGGGATACATAACCCGGCGCGCGAGGCGCGGCTGCTGCTGGCGCATGTATCAGGACTGAGCGCGGCGCGGTTGGGCGCCGAGATGGACGAGGTTGCCGGGCCGGATGTGGTATGCAGAATGGACAAGGCAGTCGCGCGCCGATGCGCGCGTGAGCCAATGTCGCATATCATCGGCAAGCGGCTGTTCTACAAGCATGAATTTCAGGTGACGCCCGACGTTCTCGACCCCCGGCCAGAAACCGAAGCACTGGTTCTGGCGGCGCTGGAGTTCCCTTGGGCGAGCGTGTTGGATCTTGGCACGGGGTCCGGGGCGATTATTCTATCCCTCTTGGCCGAGCGTGCGAAGGCGGCAGGCACGGCCACTGATCTGTCGCCTGCAGCGCTGGGCGTGGCGCGGGCCAATGCCGAGGCATTGGGGCTGGCGGCGCGCTGTGACATGATCCAGTCCGACTGGTTTGCCAGTGTCGCCGGGTGCTTTGATTTGATCGTGTCGAATCCGCCCTATATTGCTGAGGACGAGATGCCGGATCTTGGCCCAGAGCTATCGTTCGAGCCGCGTATCGCGCTGACGGATGGTGCAGATGGGCTGACGGCATATCGCGCGATTTGCACTGGTGCGGGGGCGCATTTGGTACCGGGCGGCTGGCTGATGGTAGAAATCGGGTTGCAGCAGGGGCCGGGTGTGGCCGCGCTGATGCGGCACGCTGGGCTGGTAGATGTCCGAATCTTGCCCGATCTGGATGGCCGCGATCGCGTGGTACAAGGGCGTGCCTCGGTGTGA
- a CDS encoding DUF4167 domain-containing protein, translating into MRSSKSRSRNKSNRNRPNTVGNVVNRVFDSSGPEGKVRGTPQQIIEKYNQLARDAQLSNDRVATENFQQHAEHYLRLLGEAQKEMDAKREQQERENRDRQVDRDRAQQNDDRSQQGNGGHDAGGSSQPDVQDTHSHSEASTLVETPEGDSAPKQRTPRKPRHKPQPEGETQTGGPSDNGPQDSQPEQAKPRPRRPRKPKADPSQADQQQTERSEGDNGNSETAAE; encoded by the coding sequence ATGAGATCATCGAAGTCACGTTCGCGCAACAAGTCGAACAGAAATCGCCCCAATACGGTCGGCAATGTCGTGAACCGCGTGTTCGACAGCTCTGGCCCCGAGGGCAAAGTGCGCGGCACGCCGCAGCAGATCATCGAGAAATATAATCAGCTGGCACGTGATGCTCAGCTGTCGAATGATCGCGTCGCAACCGAGAATTTCCAGCAGCACGCTGAGCATTACCTGCGACTTTTGGGCGAAGCCCAGAAGGAGATGGACGCCAAGCGCGAGCAGCAGGAACGCGAAAACCGGGATCGCCAGGTCGACCGTGATCGTGCGCAGCAGAATGATGACCGCTCGCAGCAAGGCAACGGCGGCCATGACGCCGGGGGAAGCTCGCAGCCGGACGTTCAGGACACACACAGCCACAGCGAGGCCAGCACGCTGGTCGAAACGCCTGAGGGCGATTCCGCGCCCAAGCAGCGCACGCCGCGCAAACCGCGCCACAAGCCGCAACCTGAAGGCGAGACCCAAACTGGCGGTCCATCCGATAATGGCCCGCAAGACAGCCAACCTGAACAAGCCAAACCCCGTCCGCGCCGCCCGCGCAAGCCCAAGGCAGACCCGTCTCAGGCAGACCAGCAACAGACGGAGCGCAGCGAGGGCGATAACGGAAATAGCGAAACGGCGGCCGAGTAA
- a CDS encoding LysR family transcriptional regulator, with amino-acid sequence MDWDKLRIFHAVADAGSLTHAGDLLHLSQSAVSRQIRSLEQSLSATLFHRHARGLILTEQGELLFEATRAMIKRLDAATARIRDSEDEVFGELRVTTTIGFGTLWLAPRLAKLYEKYPDLKIDLMLEERVLDLPMREADVAIRMKEPSQADLIRKRLMGVHMGLYAAPDYLAQRGTPASVDDLCDHRLICQNVNSAQVSAATYLVKELVTNDIWSLLTVNNYFGVLQGVLNNLGIGVLPDYLTYDFPNLVRVLPEVESVEVPVFLAYPEELRHSQRIAAFRDFVQQEIIAYRKNVKEQIIT; translated from the coding sequence ATGGATTGGGACAAACTTAGAATTTTTCACGCCGTCGCGGATGCCGGCAGCCTGACCCATGCTGGCGATTTACTGCACCTGTCGCAGTCGGCCGTGTCGCGCCAGATCCGCTCGCTCGAGCAATCGTTGAGCGCGACGCTGTTTCACCGCCACGCCCGCGGCCTGATCCTGACCGAGCAAGGCGAGTTGTTGTTCGAAGCGACCCGCGCCATGATCAAACGCCTGGATGCCGCCACCGCCCGCATTCGCGACAGCGAGGACGAAGTGTTCGGCGAGTTGCGCGTAACTACGACCATAGGGTTCGGTACCCTCTGGCTCGCCCCGCGTCTGGCCAAGCTATATGAGAAATATCCCGATCTGAAAATCGACCTGATGCTGGAAGAGCGCGTGCTGGATCTCCCCATGCGCGAGGCCGACGTGGCCATCCGTATGAAAGAGCCCAGCCAAGCCGACCTGATCCGCAAACGGCTGATGGGCGTTCATATGGGCCTTTACGCGGCACCAGATTACCTTGCGCAGCGAGGCACCCCCGCCAGTGTCGACGATCTGTGCGATCACCGCCTGATTTGCCAGAACGTGAATTCTGCGCAGGTCAGTGCTGCCACCTATCTGGTCAAAGAGTTGGTGACGAACGACATCTGGTCGCTGCTTACGGTGAATAATTACTTTGGCGTGCTGCAAGGCGTACTTAATAATCTGGGAATCGGAGTGCTCCCCGACTATTTGACGTATGATTTTCCGAATCTTGTTCGCGTTCTACCCGAGGTTGAGTCGGTCGAGGTACCTGTCTTCCTCGCCTACCCCGAAGAATTGCGTCATTCACAGCGCATCGCGGCCTTCCGCGACTTCGTGCAACAAGAGATCATTGCATACAGAAAAAACGTGAAAGAACAGATAATTACGTAG
- a CDS encoding glutamate racemase, whose translation MAVGIFDSGLGGLTVLDAIVAGLPEQPLVYLGDNAHAPYGVRTADDIYALTQAGVQRLWDRGCDLVVLACNTASAVALRRMQEAGVPRGKRVLGVFVPLIEALTEREWGDNSPPREVDARHVALFATPATVASRAFQRELAFRAIGVDVEAQACGGVVDAIEEGDMILAEALVRSHVEALRRKMPQPQAAVLGCTHYPLLEAVFQQALGPNVTVLSQPSLVARSLAHYLARHPEMAGQGSGVEYVTTGDPLRVSDRATQFLRRPVRFAAV comes from the coding sequence ATGGCAGTAGGAATTTTCGACAGCGGATTGGGCGGTCTTACCGTGCTGGACGCGATCGTGGCCGGGCTGCCAGAACAGCCGCTAGTCTATCTGGGTGATAACGCGCATGCGCCCTACGGCGTGCGCACTGCGGATGACATCTATGCGTTGACGCAAGCGGGGGTCCAGCGACTGTGGGATCGAGGCTGCGATCTGGTGGTGCTGGCCTGCAACACTGCCTCTGCCGTTGCGCTGCGCCGAATGCAGGAGGCCGGCGTGCCGCGGGGCAAGCGCGTGTTGGGGGTGTTTGTACCGCTGATCGAGGCCCTGACCGAGAGGGAGTGGGGCGACAACTCTCCGCCGCGAGAGGTGGACGCGCGGCATGTGGCGCTATTTGCCACCCCTGCGACTGTGGCGAGCCGGGCGTTCCAGCGCGAACTGGCGTTTCGTGCCATCGGCGTTGACGTTGAGGCGCAGGCCTGCGGAGGCGTTGTCGACGCCATTGAGGAGGGTGACATGATCCTGGCAGAAGCGCTTGTGCGCAGCCATGTGGAGGCGCTGCGCCGCAAGATGCCACAGCCGCAAGCCGCCGTGCTGGGCTGCACGCATTATCCATTGTTGGAGGCTGTATTTCAGCAGGCTCTCGGGCCGAATGTGACAGTGCTGTCGCAGCCCTCGTTGGTGGCGCGCAGCCTCGCGCATTATCTGGCGCGCCATCCAGAGATGGCTGGCCAAGGGAGCGGCGTGGAATATGTGACCACAGGCGATCCTCTTCGCGTATCGGACCGCGCGACGCAATTTTTGCGGCGGCCGGTCCGATTTGCGGCTGTCTGA
- the argC gene encoding N-acetyl-gamma-glutamyl-phosphate reductase, which produces MHNIAILGASGYTGAELVRLIAVHPDMRIAALAANSKAGQSMANVFPHLRHLDLPELVTIDQIDFSGIDLCFCALPHATSQEVIAGLPKTLKIVDLSADFRLRDPAAYEKWYGNPHAALECQAEAIYGLTEFYRQDIRSARLVAGTGCNAATGQYALRPLIAGGLIDLDDIIIDLKTGVSGAGRSLKENLLHAELSEGTHAYGVGGTHRHLAEFDQEFSAIAGRPVNVQFTPHLLPANRGILATVYVKGEADAIHAALASTYADEPFLQVLPFGQVPSTRHIRGSNFCHIGVSGDRIEGRAIVIAALDNLTKGSSGQALQNANLMLGLDETMALMAPAVFP; this is translated from the coding sequence ATGCATAATATCGCTATCCTTGGCGCCTCTGGCTATACCGGGGCCGAGTTGGTCCGCCTGATTGCGGTGCATCCTGATATGCGCATCGCTGCGCTGGCCGCCAATTCCAAGGCGGGGCAGAGCATGGCGAACGTGTTTCCCCATCTGCGCCATCTGGACCTGCCGGAGCTTGTGACCATTGACCAGATTGATTTCTCGGGCATCGATTTGTGTTTTTGCGCATTGCCGCACGCTACCAGTCAAGAGGTAATCGCGGGCCTGCCCAAAACGCTCAAGATCGTTGATTTGAGTGCTGATTTTCGCCTGCGCGATCCGGCAGCATATGAGAAATGGTATGGCAATCCGCATGCCGCACTCGAATGTCAGGCCGAGGCAATCTATGGCCTGACCGAATTTTACCGCCAGGATATCCGCTCGGCGCGGCTTGTGGCTGGGACAGGCTGCAATGCGGCGACGGGGCAATACGCCCTGCGGCCCTTGATCGCAGGCGGATTGATAGATCTGGATGATATCATCATTGACCTCAAGACGGGGGTCAGCGGTGCGGGCCGCAGTCTCAAGGAAAATCTACTCCACGCAGAGTTGAGCGAGGGCACACATGCCTATGGAGTCGGCGGTACGCACCGCCACTTGGCTGAGTTTGATCAAGAGTTCTCGGCCATTGCTGGCCGTCCGGTAAATGTGCAGTTCACGCCACATTTATTGCCTGCAAACAGGGGGATACTTGCCACAGTTTACGTAAAGGGTGAGGCAGATGCCATCCATGCTGCGCTGGCTTCGACCTACGCGGACGAGCCGTTCTTGCAAGTGCTGCCATTTGGCCAAGTGCCCAGCACGCGGCATATCAGGGGCAGTAATTTTTGTCATATTGGCGTCAGTGGTGATCGGATAGAGGGCCGCGCCATAGTGATCGCTGCGCTTGATAACCTGACAAAGGGGTCCAGCGGACAGGCCTTGCAGAACGCCAATCTGATGTTAGGTTTAGACGAGACGATGGCGCTTATGGCGCCGGCCGTCTTTCCCTGA
- the ccmE gene encoding cytochrome c maturation protein CcmE, translating into MKSLKKTRRVQIIAVAATALVLSTALIGYAMRDGINLFRSPSQVMAEPPMPGEVFRIGGLVETGSLIRGAGSEVLFSVTDGGAAVPVSYVGVLPDLFGEDQGMVGLGTYDGETFRATEILAKHDESYMPKEVVEALKAQGVYQAPDAQ; encoded by the coding sequence ATGAAATCGCTCAAAAAGACCCGGCGCGTGCAGATCATTGCAGTGGCTGCTACGGCGCTGGTTTTGTCCACCGCGTTGATCGGATATGCGATGCGCGACGGTATCAATCTCTTTCGTTCGCCCAGTCAAGTAATGGCCGAGCCGCCGATGCCCGGCGAGGTTTTTCGCATTGGGGGCCTTGTTGAGACGGGTAGCCTGATCCGCGGGGCGGGATCCGAAGTGCTGTTTTCCGTGACCGATGGCGGCGCCGCTGTGCCGGTGAGTTATGTAGGCGTGTTGCCCGATCTATTTGGCGAGGATCAGGGCATGGTCGGCCTCGGCACCTATGACGGCGAAACGTTTCGCGCAACCGAAATTCTGGCGAAGCACGACGAGTCCTACATGCCCAAAGAGGTCGTCGAGGCGCTGAAGGCGCAGGGCGTTTACCAGGCCCCGGACGCGCAGTAA
- a CDS encoding holin-associated N-acetylmuramidase, which produces MIEVREIARQIVAREGAYVNDPDDPGGATKHGVTVHTMRRLGLDLNGDGGVDAADVRRITPAQAEDIFIKHYYSDPGIGRLPPALRASVFDMYVNAGTNAVKILQRLLRQMGQNVTVDGVIGPQTAAAADVAARVAPGHIGDAYAIARRNYYLRLADRRPASRKFARTQKGGKGGWIIRAEEFMTPRYHLSREEFAERVAKWG; this is translated from the coding sequence ATGATTGAAGTGCGCGAAATAGCTAGGCAGATCGTCGCCCGTGAGGGCGCCTATGTAAACGATCCCGATGATCCGGGAGGCGCCACCAAACATGGCGTGACGGTGCATACGATGCGCCGCCTTGGGCTGGATTTGAACGGCGATGGTGGCGTGGATGCAGCTGATGTGCGCCGCATCACCCCCGCGCAGGCCGAGGATATATTCATCAAACATTATTATAGCGATCCTGGCATTGGACGGTTGCCGCCAGCTCTGCGCGCCAGCGTGTTCGACATGTATGTCAATGCTGGTACTAACGCGGTCAAAATCCTTCAGCGGCTGCTGCGCCAAATGGGACAGAACGTAACTGTTGATGGCGTAATTGGCCCTCAGACCGCAGCAGCGGCCGATGTTGCGGCGCGTGTGGCGCCTGGCCATATCGGCGACGCCTACGCCATCGCGCGGCGCAATTACTACTTGCGCCTAGCTGATCGGCGACCGGCCAGTCGTAAGTTTGCCCGCACGCAAAAAGGCGGCAAGGGCGGCTGGATCATCCGCGCCGAGGAGTTCATGACCCCGCGCTATCACCTAAGCCGCGAGGAATTTGCCGAAAGGGTCGCCAAATGGGGGTGA
- a CDS encoding holin family protein, with product MGVMSKLLTLLFGSGRNVVAQTAEVFRENAEAGASRRTAERGAALDQFGEEFSAGQTGWFDRMMDGVNRLPRPALALGTLGLFIAAMVDPVWFAARMQGIALVPEPLWWLLGVIVSFYFGARHQFKGQAYRTTIAQAVASAPQIARSIEALEGAHPTSADEQGPAAPKQPAASEANPALSAWREQER from the coding sequence ATGGGGGTGATGAGCAAACTATTGACGCTGCTTTTTGGTAGCGGGCGCAACGTGGTCGCGCAGACAGCAGAAGTTTTCCGAGAAAATGCCGAGGCTGGCGCAAGCCGCCGAACAGCAGAGAGGGGCGCTGCGCTTGATCAATTTGGTGAGGAATTTAGCGCAGGCCAAACCGGGTGGTTTGACCGGATGATGGACGGGGTGAACCGCCTGCCGCGCCCGGCGCTGGCGCTGGGAACGCTAGGCCTGTTCATCGCGGCGATGGTCGATCCGGTGTGGTTTGCCGCTCGGATGCAGGGCATTGCGTTGGTGCCCGAGCCGCTGTGGTGGCTGCTGGGCGTGATCGTGTCGTTTTACTTTGGCGCGCGTCACCAGTTTAAGGGCCAAGCGTACCGAACGACCATCGCGCAGGCTGTCGCAAGCGCGCCTCAGATCGCGCGCAGCATTGAGGCGCTAGAGGGGGCGCACCCGACGTCCGCCGATGAGCAGGGCCCTGCCGCGCCCAAGCAGCCCGCAGCCAGCGAGGCAAACCCCGCGCTGAGCGCGTGGCGCGAGCAGGAACGCTAG